In one Mastacembelus armatus chromosome 19, fMasArm1.2, whole genome shotgun sequence genomic region, the following are encoded:
- the prph2a gene encoding peripherin-2a isoform X1 — protein sequence MSSEVCPFCGKTYKRLKSHLPHCKAAASSKTSRHQQDVTAKQTSSPQPAAALSQSTQATSVTTDLHTKKSKKVSGVTSGPLQSSSSTMPSKNADTPSSSSSTLPPTVKKKQKLADQIKMAITPSYATVSSPALSKPKKKSVGAVIEAVDSEQVSKRSLKETKSVSADLLSDNPNSSTTAQTETKMNPDKDSVSLDLLSTDTKAKVSHKKKVSKTTKTAQFDSMDVKIKESTTKPLSRDNVWEDNMGEIENLSVNKIRLTPRSIHQTRITLQDVRAALCRPKATSQSSWTNILSQVDSGDNLNSKSRGGTSLSPAGSQKDSLVTAKTLSDQLPPISSQHTELQSVKNKSSSVTLQHDGSPQPKTIVPATPLLSGHVLSQVSQHTVLPHTVSVTEGLKMGHHRTGLFSISPPAQFYSPHPFLLAPPAMVDTRSANKGSTAEASQLDVRNQTAAHSRPEGALTQRHLGQVRLREVPEWLFSNTPSRPRDAVKMVQRGWQWYYRKYIDVKKGGVGGLGMLLAGYCVLSYIWSYPHTKRDRWRKYH from the exons ATGAGCTCAG AGGTGTGTCCATTCTGTGGGAAAACCTACAAAAGGCTGAAGAGTCATCTGCCACACTGCAAGGCAGCAGCAAGCTCCAAAACATCTCGTCACCAACAAGATGTGACAGCAAAACAGACATCATCACCTCAGCCTGCTGCAGCTTTGTCCCAGTCCACACAGGCCACATCAGTAACAACAGATCTACACACAAAGAAGAGTAAAAAGGTGTCTGGAGTAACATCTGGACCGCTGCAATCATCATCATCGACAATGCCTTCTAAGAATGCAGATACTCCATCTTCATCTTCGTCTACACTGCCACCAACtgtgaagaagaaacagaagctCGCTGACCAAATTAAGATGGCTATCACGCCCTCCTATGCAACCGTTTCCTCTCCCGCCCTCTCTAAGCCGAAAAAGAAGAGTGTCGGCGCAGTGATAGAAGCTGTTGATTCTGAACAGGTTTCTAAGAGATCACTCAAAGAAACCAAATCAGTGTCAGCAGACCTCCTTTCAGATAATCCAAACTCCAGTaccacagcacagacagagaccaAAATGAATCCAGACAAAGACAGTGTCAGTCTTGACCTTCTGTCTACAGACACTAAAGCCAAAGTTTCCCATAAGAAGAAAGTGTCAAAGACAACAAAGACTGCACAGTTTGATTCTATGGATGTAAAAATAAAGGAAAGTACCACAAAACCCCTCTCAAGAGACAACGTATGGGAGGACAACATGGGGGAAATTGAGAATTTATCTGTGAATAAGATCCGCTTGACTCCAAGGAGTATTCACCAGACCAGGATCACCCTCCAGGATGTGAGAGCTGCATTATGCCGGCCTAAAGCCACCAGTCAGTCCAGCTGGACGAACATCCTGAGCCAGGTTGACAGTGGTGACAACCTGAACAGCAAAAGCAGAGGTGGTACTAGCCTCAGTCCAGCAGGGAGCCAAAAAGACAGTTTGGTGACAGCTAAAACTCTGTCAGACCAGCTGCCCCCGATCAGCTCACAACATACAGAGCTACAGTCAGTCAAGAACAAAAGTTCTTCAGTCACTCTGCAACATGATGGCTCCCCTCAGCCCAAGACAATCGTCCCTGCAACTCCCCTCCTCTCTGGCCACGTGTTGTCTCAGGTGAGCCAACATACAGTTCTTCCACATACAGTCAGCGTGACCGAGGGGCTGAAGATGGGCCATCACAGGACAGGACTCTTCTCAATATCACCACCTGCCCAGTTTTACAGTCCTCACCCTTTTCTGCTGGCACCACCTGCGATGGTGGACACACGGAGCGCTAACAAAGGGTCGACAGCAGAGGCATCGCAGCTCGACGTCAGGAATCAAACCGCTGCTCACAGTCGGCCTGAAG GTGCCTTGACACAGCGCCATCTTGGACAGGTGAGACTTAGGGAGGTACCTGAGTGGCTGTTCAGTAACACCCCCAGTCGTCCAAGAGATGCAGTGAAAATGGTGCAAAGAG GCTGGCAGTGGTATTACAGGAAGTATATTGACGTGAAGAAAGGCGGTGTAGGTGGACTGGGCATGCTGTTAGCAGGATACTGTGTGCTCAGCTACATCTGGAGTTACCCTCATACAA AACGTGATCGCTGGAGGAAGTACCACTGA
- the LOC113135246 gene encoding guanine nucleotide-binding protein subunit alpha-13-like: protein MADFLPTRSVLKVCLPVCLLNSGEVEQLRKSKEIDKSLSREKTYVKRLVKILLLGAGESGKSTFLKQMRIIHGQDFDQRAREEFRATIYSNVIKGIRVLVDAREKLHIPWGNPGNQQHGNNLMAFDTRSPKMASGQLETSDFLQYLPAIKTLWEDSGIQTAYDRRREFQLGESVKYFLDNLDKLGEPNYLPSQQDILLARKPTKGIHEYDFEIKNVPFKMVDVGGQRSERKRWFECFDSVTSILFLVSSSEYDQVLMEDRLTNRLRESLDIFEAIVNNRVFVNVSIILFLNKMDLLEEKVNSVPLKDYFPDYTGPEHSLPDVQAFMVECFRAKRRDATQKPLYHHFTTAINTENIRLVFRDVKDTILHDNLKQLMLQ from the exons ATGGCGGATTTCCTGCCAACCAGGTCCGTGTTAAAAGTTTGTCTACCCGTTTGCTTGCTCAACAGCGGCGAGGTGGAACAGCTAAGAAAGTCCAAGGAGATCGACAAATCTCTGTCCCGGGAGAAAACGTACGTGAAACGGCTCGTAAAGATCCTGCTGCTCGGCGCTGGCGAGAGCGGCAAGTCGACTTTCCTCAAACAAATGCGGATCATCCACGGACAGGACTTCGACCAGCGAGCCCGGGAGGAGTTCAGAGCCACTATTTACAGCAACGTTATCAAAG GTATACGTGTGTTGGTGGATGCGCGTGAGAAGCTGCACATCCCGTGGGGTAACCCAGGCAACCAGCAGCATGGGAACAACTTGATGGCGTTTGATACCCGGTCACCTAAGATGGCCAGCGGACAACTGGAGACGTCTGACTTCTTGCAGTACCTGCCCGCCATCAAAACTCTGTGGGAGGACTCGGGTATACAGACAGCATATGATCGCCGCAGGGAGTTTCAGCTG GGTGAGTCGGTGAAGTATTTCTTGGATAATCTGGATAAGCTTGGCGAGCCG AATTATCTTCCAAGTCAACAGGACATCTTACTGGCCCGCAAGCCCACCAAAGGCATCCATGAGTATGACTTTGAAATTAAGAATGTTCCCTTCAAGATGGTGGATGTGGGAGGGCAGCGGTCAGAGCGGAAACGCTGGTTCGAGTGTTTCGACTCTGTCACCTCCATCCTCTTTCTCGTCTCCTCCTCAGAATATGACCAG GTGCTGATGGAGGACAGGCTAACTAATAGGCTGCGTGAATCGCTCGACATCTTTGAGGCCATCGTCAACAACCGTGTCTTTGTCAACGTTTCCATCATCCTTTTCCTCAACAAGATGGACCTCCTGGAGGAGAAGGTGAACAGCGTTCCGCTCAAGGACTACTTTCCTGACTACACCGGGCCGGAGCACAGCCTGCCAGACGTCCAGGCGTTCATGGTGGAGTGTTTCCGTGCCAAGAGACGCGATGCCACCCAGAAGCCCTTGTACCACCACTTCACAACAGCCATCAACACGGAGAACATCAGGCTGGTGTTCCGGGACGTCAAGGACACCATCCTCCATGACAACCTCAAACAGCTCATGCTCCAATGA
- the LOC113135245 gene encoding regulator of G-protein signaling 9 isoform X1 has protein sequence MTIRNTLRDHGQRYRPRMACLKKAEKVLLEMQDPKTGVRSQTQKLVITTIPHAITGEDIIAWLADRFQIDTQEARNFGSMLVALGYIYPLQNHKRLVIKPDASFYRFQTPYFWPTQQWPVEDTDYAIYLAKKNIRKKGVLELHEQEQYNRLHKWMNHKWDFVVMQAKEQYRAAKERKKPDRVVFDCQERAYWVVHRPPPGTVSAMDYGLDRRVDPNADEAKTPDFYEKIKIFTQQSIMRPRVKSSVSIGAMVKYCATYNSHDPFLSKCLPSNPWLTDDITYWTLNMPNVEIPTKMRVERWTFSFGELLSDPRGRDDFRLFLKKEFSGENLAFWESCEDLKWGTAATMREKAEQIYKTFLARGAPRWINIDGKTMEITVNGLKHPHRYVLDAAQTHIYMLMKKVSEPPDNSGVTISTSLYPPSPSTIGSGHVYVCLQDSYGRYLKSPVFKDTLKKAICPEEHKFTAAQLEQNAKNRRPSLSPIILRQQEQEQRAKMAASAPVDITQVMSKLSKEVHPHPPPPKK, from the exons ATGACCATTAGAAACACTCTCCGGGATCATGGACAGAGATATCGACCACGGATGGCTTGTCTCAAAAAG GCAGAAAAGGTGTTGCTGGAGATGCAAGACCCCAAAACAGGAGTTAGGTCACAGACTCAGAAACTGGTTATCACAACAATACCACACGCTATCACTG GTGAAGACATAATTGCATGGTTAGCGGACAGATTTCAAATAGACACACAAG AAGCGAGGAATTTTGGCTCTATGCTGGTGGCGTTAGGATACATCTATCCTCTACAAAACCACAAGCGCTTAGTGATCAAACCAGATGCATCTTTCTATCGCTTTCAG ACACCATACTTCTGGCCCACACAGCAGTGGCCTGTTGAGGACACAGATTATG CAATCTacctggcaaaaaaaaacatacgtAAGAAAGGAGTCCTGGAGCTGCACGAGCAG GAGCAGTATAACCGTCTTCACAAGTGGATGAATCATAAATGGGACTTCGTAGTGATGCAAGCCAAAGAACAGTATAG gGCTgcaaaagagaggaagaaaccAGACCGAGTGGTGTTTGACTGCCAGGAGAGAGCCTACTGGGTGGTTCACAGGCCTCCA CCAGGGACAGTGAGTGCTATGGACTATGGACTGGATCGACGAGTAGATCCTAATGCAGACGAG GCAAAAACACCTGACTTCTATGAGAAAATT AAGATCTTTACCCAGCAGTCCATCATGAGACCCAGAGTGAAGTCATCTGTGTCCATTGGAGC AATGGTGAAATACTGTGCCACCTACAACAGCCACGACCCCTTCCTGTCTAAGTGTCTTCCCAGCAACCCCTGGctcactgatgacatcacatACTGGACCCTGAACATGCCCAA TGTGGAAATACCAACTAAAATGCGTGTGGAGAGGTGGACGTTTAGCTTTGGAGAGCTGCTCTCTGACCCCCGAGGACGAGATGATTTCAGACTCTTCCTGAAGAAAGAATTCAGTG GTGAGAACTTGGCATTCTGGGAGAGTTGTGAGGATCTGAAGTGGGGCACTGCTGCAACgatgagagagaaagcagaacaGATCTacaa GACATTCCTGGCCCGTGGTGCACCACGATGGATCAACATTGATGGCAAGACGATGGAAATCACAGTGAACGGCCTGAAACACCCACACAGATACGTCCTGGACGCAGCCCAAACTCACATCTACATGCTCATGAAGAAGGTAAGTGAACCACCAGATAACAGTGGAGTTACAATTTCCACAAGTTTGTACCCACCCTCTCCAAGCACCATTGGTTCAGGacatgtttatgtatgtttgcAGGACTCATACGGACGTTACCTGAAATCTCCAGTCTTTAAGGACACGTTGAAAAAGGCCATCTGTCCTGAGGAGCATAAGTTCAC TGCTGCCCAGTTGGAGCAGAACGCGAAGAACAGACGGCCCAGTCTCAGTCCCATCATCCTCCgacagcaggagcaggagcagaggGCCAAGATGGCTGCCAGTGCCCCTGTTGACATCACACAGGTCATGAGCAAACTCAGCAAGGAGGTGCacccccatcctcctcctcctaagaagtga
- the LOC113135245 gene encoding regulator of G-protein signaling 9 isoform X2: MTIRNTLRDHGQRYRPRMACLKKAEKVLLEMQDPKTGVRSQTQKLVITTIPHAITGEDIIAWLADRFQIDTQEARNFGSMLVALGYIYPLQNHKRLVIKPDASFYRFQTPYFWPTQQWPVEDTDYAIYLAKKNIRKKGVLELHEQEQYNRLHKWMNHKWDFVVMQAKEQYRAAKERKKPDRVVFDCQERAYWVVHRPPPGTVSAMDYGLDRRVDPNADEAKTPDFYEKIKIFTQQSIMRPRVKSSVSIGAMVKYCATYNSHDPFLSKCLPSNPWLTDDITYWTLNMPNVEIPTKMRVERWTFSFGELLSDPRGRDDFRLFLKKEFSGENLAFWESCEDLKWGTAATMREKAEQIYKTFLARGAPRWINIDGKTMEITVNGLKHPHRYVLDAAQTHIYMLMKKDSYGRYLKSPVFKDTLKKAICPEEHKFTAAQLEQNAKNRRPSLSPIILRQQEQEQRAKMAASAPVDITQVMSKLSKEVHPHPPPPKK; encoded by the exons ATGACCATTAGAAACACTCTCCGGGATCATGGACAGAGATATCGACCACGGATGGCTTGTCTCAAAAAG GCAGAAAAGGTGTTGCTGGAGATGCAAGACCCCAAAACAGGAGTTAGGTCACAGACTCAGAAACTGGTTATCACAACAATACCACACGCTATCACTG GTGAAGACATAATTGCATGGTTAGCGGACAGATTTCAAATAGACACACAAG AAGCGAGGAATTTTGGCTCTATGCTGGTGGCGTTAGGATACATCTATCCTCTACAAAACCACAAGCGCTTAGTGATCAAACCAGATGCATCTTTCTATCGCTTTCAG ACACCATACTTCTGGCCCACACAGCAGTGGCCTGTTGAGGACACAGATTATG CAATCTacctggcaaaaaaaaacatacgtAAGAAAGGAGTCCTGGAGCTGCACGAGCAG GAGCAGTATAACCGTCTTCACAAGTGGATGAATCATAAATGGGACTTCGTAGTGATGCAAGCCAAAGAACAGTATAG gGCTgcaaaagagaggaagaaaccAGACCGAGTGGTGTTTGACTGCCAGGAGAGAGCCTACTGGGTGGTTCACAGGCCTCCA CCAGGGACAGTGAGTGCTATGGACTATGGACTGGATCGACGAGTAGATCCTAATGCAGACGAG GCAAAAACACCTGACTTCTATGAGAAAATT AAGATCTTTACCCAGCAGTCCATCATGAGACCCAGAGTGAAGTCATCTGTGTCCATTGGAGC AATGGTGAAATACTGTGCCACCTACAACAGCCACGACCCCTTCCTGTCTAAGTGTCTTCCCAGCAACCCCTGGctcactgatgacatcacatACTGGACCCTGAACATGCCCAA TGTGGAAATACCAACTAAAATGCGTGTGGAGAGGTGGACGTTTAGCTTTGGAGAGCTGCTCTCTGACCCCCGAGGACGAGATGATTTCAGACTCTTCCTGAAGAAAGAATTCAGTG GTGAGAACTTGGCATTCTGGGAGAGTTGTGAGGATCTGAAGTGGGGCACTGCTGCAACgatgagagagaaagcagaacaGATCTacaa GACATTCCTGGCCCGTGGTGCACCACGATGGATCAACATTGATGGCAAGACGATGGAAATCACAGTGAACGGCCTGAAACACCCACACAGATACGTCCTGGACGCAGCCCAAACTCACATCTACATGCTCATGAAGAAG GACTCATACGGACGTTACCTGAAATCTCCAGTCTTTAAGGACACGTTGAAAAAGGCCATCTGTCCTGAGGAGCATAAGTTCAC TGCTGCCCAGTTGGAGCAGAACGCGAAGAACAGACGGCCCAGTCTCAGTCCCATCATCCTCCgacagcaggagcaggagcagaggGCCAAGATGGCTGCCAGTGCCCCTGTTGACATCACACAGGTCATGAGCAAACTCAGCAAGGAGGTGCacccccatcctcctcctcctaagaagtga